A portion of the Leptidea sinapis chromosome 13, ilLepSina1.1, whole genome shotgun sequence genome contains these proteins:
- the LOC126967726 gene encoding guanine nucleotide-binding protein subunit beta-5, with amino-acid sequence MAADTAVSASPEETLESLLREAEALKQKLEEERQKLNDVTLCSVAERLEPISINNIKVRRVLKGHQAKVLCCDWSPDKRHIVSSSQDGKLIIWDAFTSTKELTIAMPSTWVMACAYAPSGNMVAAGGLDNKVTVFPLGGADEEPASRKRTVATHSSYLSCCLFPNTDRQMLTGSGDGTCALWDIESGQLLQSFQGHSADVMSLDLCPGELGDTFVSGGCDRAVLVWDMRSGHAVQAFDTHHSDVNSVRFHPAGDAVASGCDDSYCRLFDLRADREVARYGKDSIIFGANSVEWSVSGRLLFAGYGDYTASAWDALRASRAAVLAGHEHRLAALSLAPDGTALATASWDTTVRIWA; translated from the exons ATGGCGGCCGATACAGCAGTTTCTGCAAGCCCAGAAGAGACTCTAGAGTCTCTCCTTCGTGAGGCGGAGGCCCTGAAGCAAAAGTTAGAAGAAGAGCGGCAAAAGCTAAATGATGTAACAT TGTGTAGCGTGGCGGAACGCCTGGAACCAATATCAATAAACAACATAAAGGTGCGCCGTGTTCTCAAAGGACACCAGGCTAAGGTCCTATGCTGTGATTGGTCTCCAGACAAAAGACATATTGTTTCATCTTCTCAG GATGGCAAGCTTATCATCTGGGATGCCTTCACCTCTACAAAGGAGTTGACTATTGCAATGCCGAGCACCTGGGTTATGGCTTGTGCTTATGCCCCATCTGGAAACATGGTGGCTGCTGG GGGTCTGGACAATAAGGTGACGGTGTTCCCGCTGGGCGGCGCGGACGAGGAGCCGGCGTCCCGCAAGCGTACTGTGGCCACGCACTCGTCCTACCTGTCGTGCTGCTTGTTCCCCAACACCGACCGCCAGATGCTCACCGGCTCTGGGGACGGAACCTGCGCGCTCTGGGACATCGAGTCTGGCCAACTGTTGCAGAGCTTTCAG GGTCACTCGGCAGACGTGATGTCCCTGGACCTGTGCCCCGGCGAGTTGGGCGACACCTTCGTGTCGGGCGGCTGCGACCGCGCCGTGCTGGTGTGGGACATGCGCTCGGGGCACGCCGTGCAGGCCTTCGACACGCACCACTCGGACGTGAACAGCGTGCGGTTCCACCCCGCTGGAGACGCCGTGGCCAGCGGCTGCGACGACTCCTACTGCCGCCTGTTCGACCTGCGCGCCGACCGAGAG GTGGCGCGCTACGGCAAGGACAGCATCATCTTCGGCGCCAACAGCGTGGAGTGGTCGGTGAGCGGGCGCCTGCTGTTCGCGGGCTACGGGGACTACACGGCCAGCGCCTGGGACGCGCTGAGGGCCTCGCGCGCGGCCGTGCTAGCGGGCCACGAGCACCGCCTGGCCGCGCTGAGCCTGGCGCCCGACGGCACGGCGCTGGCCACGGCCTCCTGGGACACCACGGTGCGG atCTGGGCGTAA
- the LOC126967713 gene encoding transmembrane protein 209: MSSNSSYSLVQRTIDLNYANKKRAKSIKWICVNAIFLVIFTYDLSYKCPGYTSVLHYVELICAGVLAANLVQHMLQLLPRRAKPVPLSKEQLKLLGLSQTDLDSSFIVSDGLNISSAQRSASDESVWSVSDADLSLSPRSWRSSPAPAPVSSSSPARRSPSPHTSSPGSPSRRGVSSTGTSPSRTSFSFGDYSTDNFIADRTSLTEYLKHYEERSSIEYPVNAAAATWNIPPPTYQLATLDNEMSIKSEEGSPQGSPELWWQLDVDPHKLTQYNLNLRLWIHVTILERLVRELERVDEELWRAAAAERGELRAGLPLDRLRALPRCAALLPFLEPYVEQRYVVPRIRELAKGGCMSAYRWNGGGADWDEAKPTDSELVLHLVATYLDTQTMEGIGGSAGAGGSGGCRTFSSEYLAGGPGCELGLVRVAPRPAPQWALVAAGARVSLPRGRNNLLYGLLALLAAAARRSPPALLRTHLGPAGLNMLWIIGR, translated from the exons AT GTCATCTAATAGTAGTTATTCTCTAGTGCAACGTACAATCGACCTTAATTATGCTAATAAAAAACGagcaaaatcaataaaatggaTTTGTGTGAATGCTATCTTTTTAGTTATATTTACCTACGATTT GTCATATAAGTGTCCAGGATACACATCAGTTCTACATTATGTAGAGCTCATTTGTGCAGGAGTGTTGGCAGCCAATCTGGTACAGCATATGCTGCAGCTATTGCCCAGGAGAGCTAAACCTGTTCCTCTATCTAAGGAACAACTCAAGCTGCTTGGACTCAGTCAGACTGACTTAG ATTCCTCTTTCATTGTATCGGACGGGCTGAATATCAGCAGCGCTCAACGGAGCGCTAGTGATGAAAGTGTGTGGTCGGTGTCGGACGCGGACCTGTCCCTCTCGCCGCGGTCGTGGCGCTCGTCCCCCGCGCCTGCCCCCGTGTCCTCCTCGTCCCCCGCGCGCCGCTCTCCCTCCCCCCACACCTCAAGCCCCGGCTCACCCTCCAGGAGGGGCGTCTCCTCGACAGGCACGAGTCCTTCGCGAACCTCCTTCTCATTTGGGGACTACAGCACTGACAACTTTATTGCAGACAGAACTTCACTTACAGAATATCTCAA ACACTATGAAGAGCGAAGCAGTATAGAGTACCCGGTGAACGCCGCCGCCGCTACGTGGAACATTCCTCCTCCCACCTACCAGCTGGCCACACTCGATAATG AAATGAGCATCAAATCAGAGGAGGGTTCTCCGCAGGGTTCACCGGAGCTGTGGTGGCAGCTGGATGTGGACCCACATAAACTAACACAGTACAACCTCAACCTCAGACTG TGGATCCACGTGACCATCCTGGAGCGGCTGGTGCGCGAGCTGGAGCGCGTGGACGAGGAGCTGTGGCGCGCGGCGGCGGCGGAGCGCGGCGAGCTGCGGGCGGGGCTGCCGCTGGACCGCCTGCGGGCGCTGCCGCGGTGTGCGGCGCTGCTGCCCTTCCTGGAGCCCTACGTGGAGCAGCGCTACGTGGTGCCCAGGATCAGAG AGCTGGCCAAGGGTGGGTGTATGAGCGCATACCGGTGGAACGGTGGCGGAGCGGACTGGGATGAGGCCAAGCCCACCGACTCAGAGCTGGTGCTCCACCTAGTGGCCACATACCTTGACACCCAG ACGATGGAAGGCATCGGCGGCAGTGCGGGCGCGGGCGGGAGCGGTGGCTGCCGCACGTTCAGCTCGGAGTACCTGGCGGGCGGGCCGGGCTGCGAGCTGGGCCTGGTGCGCGTGGCGCCGCGGCCCGCGCCGCAGTGGGCGCTGGTGGCGGCGGGCGCGCGCGTGTCCCTGCCGCGCGGCCGCAACAACCTGCTGTACGGCCTGCTGGCGCTGCTGGCGGCCGCGGCGCGCCGCTCGCCGCCCGCCCTCCTGCGCACGCACCTGGGCCCGGCCGGCCTCAACATGCTGTGGATCATCGGCCGGTGA